TGGTGCGGTACATCTGCACAATAACCTGCCGCGCAGACGATAAAGTCTATGACGTAGTGGCGGATCTCGACAACAGAGAAATAATGATTCAGGTATTTcagcatataaaaaaaaaagaatgttgtacattttttcactattatgtaaacacatggtTTTGACACCATCAGAGAAAAAAGGGGTTTACTTTATACACAAGTTTCCTCTTTGCTTAAACTGtgttaaacataatatttttctCAAGATTCTTGATATAACATGTACTATACAGATTCAACAGCCAATATCACCCGAAGATCCAGACAATcgtttctttattttctatgAACTTGATGATGAAAACAACGTATACGAACTTTTCTTATACGCAAGTATGAATCTAAGTAACGCTTGTAATAAACCTTTTTTTCTCCTTTAATAATTCATTActgatttatttgatattaaatctttatatcatttttgtgCTTTGTAGATCAGTGTGTTAAGTATAGCCATAACGAAAGGACGCTCAAAATCAACGAACTCGGAATGTCAAAACCCAAGTCCAAAAGATCGTTCATTAGGCCCAAGCCAAGTTTTCTATTCGACGTTCCCGCAATGGACACGAAATCAGCAAAGCAATGCTTACACCGATTCAGAGAAAGAACCTCCTTCTTCTGTTGCTTGCATTCTCAGCCAGAGGAGGTTGACAACGTGACCTCGTTGGAGTATTTGCCTTGTAATGAATTTAGGCTAAAGAGCGAGAACTCGGTTATTGAAGAAATGGACGAAATAAATGGCAACGGGGAAAATGCTGACCAATGCACTAGCAcattataatttgaaaaattatgaaacATAAAAAGGAAATGACTTTTAATTCCGTTTATTTAGTCTGTTGGAACATCGCAACGAGGGGTCAGATAAACCCCTTTTTAATTTTACgaatcaacttttttttaaatttatacctAGTAATCtaaaagtgattttaaaaaaaaaaaaaaaaaggaaactgaACTATCCACTTTTCTGGAACAATGAGAAATTGCAAATTTATAATTAATCAGAATTAGATGATCGATGGAAATTGAAAACGATGCTCTGTGCTTGTCTTATGATCAATAAATGGCATATCAAGTACGAAATGTTAGGTATTCCCAGGAGAGAGGAGTTGGATCTGGTGCTCACCAAATAATTGTTTGCTGGGTTATTAACAGTGTAACACTACCTTCgtttaattgatattaaaagTGAGCAAGCTCAGATGCCTCATGCTCCCAGATtacttgaaaataaatgtacacaTATGTAGTATGAGTGTCcattgccaattttttttttaaatgtggaATTGTATTTGTGCAACAAACATGTCACATGCTCTGTTTGGATCaacttatattaaaattttagcaaAGCATTAGAAATATTATAGAGAGCATTTCAAACATTAaaagtagaaaataaaaacagtttccaATGAATTCAGGACCATGCCCTTTAATAAAAGCATGAATGAACAGAACATTTTAATATGTATTCCTGTAAATATTTAgcaatcaaaatatttgatgaattATTTCCATTTGTTCATCTTTCACAGCACATGAAATAACATAACACTAAAAATCAGAGACGCCTGTTCTCCAACTGAATTAGAGACAAAAAAAGAGAGCATTATTGGAAGCCTTGAACAGTTTCCTGAgacaaataaaaatgtacatctTTGGCAACATTTTTAGTGCTattcatatgtatatatatattgtatcaatGTGCAGTTACTCTGTCTGTTTTCCCACAGGGGGAAACTGTTAATGTCgccaaaaataaaatgtcttcTGGTTGGTTCTTATCTCACTGTTTGGGCCATGTGGAGGGGATTCAACATAAGTTTTAGAGCTGCTCCCTTCAAGTTGGCCCCTCGCAGGTTGGCTTCTTGGAGATCACAACCCGACATATCACAGTTCTGAAAAGagtaaaaatcttcttcacaatAATAGAAAATGATGACCATCTTTAATCCCTTATCCCTGTCTCTATATCAACCCAATACTGTATACAGTGTAATATTCACCCCCGTTTaattttcgccccttttgcccttgttgtcagcgggcgaatttatgACTGGGcaaattaaaatgtttctaaTTATCACTCTTTAAAGACAACTGCTTCTAAATCTGGttgaattcaagatggggcgaaactgtttgcaaccTTAGAAGGACGAAAATTAaacagggcgaaaataaccctgtatacagtactcCAATATTAATTAAGGTGCAAGGTCTGCGGGGTTGGAGGATAAAGGGCTAACACATCTTGAATGTAAGGTGCAAGATAAAATTCCAAAAGgggtgtaatacatgtacaggtgtTAGGTGGCCGCTTGGAAGcaaattttatcataattacaaGTCACTGGTTACATTTATCTTTACATGTGTAATAAATCAGTAAATGTCATGTAAAGTATTTAAAAGCTTAcggatacatacatgtatataacgataaatataaaatcaagtTTTTCTTGCACCCTGAAATTATAATACCTGTcatgtttaatgaatatatatcaTTTGTATCAAATCTACCTGAACAAGTGACATACCTCTAGATCCGCTCCTGCTAATACTGCTCCTCTTAGATCACAGTTCTGTAAGTTGGCATTTTTTAAAGTCGCCACTCGTAAATTTACTCCTGCCATGTGACTTCCTTCCAAATTCACGCTCTTCATCAGGGCACCTGTTCCATACATAATCAAGAGTTAAAAAATTACCAGTAGTTTACATATACTTTAGATTTTCTATAACCTTAAACCGACGCTGTTAGAAACCGGTTACTCTTACTGTGACCCTTTTTACATGTTTACAGACAGTTTTCTATATAAACAGTACACATACTATGTAACCTGGTATGCATCTATCAAGAATGCATCAAACCAGACTAGAAATTAACTGTACATTAAGCATTAATGTATCACATTTGAGTTCCACTGTTTGCTCATGTAAAATTTTTCTACAGTGATAATAATTATCCAAAAGGAATCCACAGAACAATTTGAACCCCCTCCATAATTTCAGTCTACATTGTCGGACAAAACTAAACAGAAACTGtccttttaatttaaaaaaaaaagaagatatttatTCATCTCTGTGAGAGCTATCTCTCTTATCTGGGGGTTATCCACCTTGACAAAAACACACAAGTTCATTAATCACCCAGACAAGACTGAAATTCCAAGAATATTTAggaattaacatattttaatctTATAAATTCGTTTATCCTCCATATTAGCCCGACTGCCTGCAGGATCTTCAAAGTTACACCCCCGTAATGATGTTCTTTCCATGTTTGCACATAGCATTTTCACTCCCAGTAAGTTGGCAGACTGCAAAGAAGAATCAAAGTACtcatagtactgaaaagcgctaacccagcttctgtttgtaaaagatatacatgtatgtatataacattttagttTCTGTATACGCgatatatttcctcatcactgcgtggcagcccctgcaatgatgtatgtaagccctgTACATCAAATTCACAGTAGCCCGTACTAGCCCGTGCAgctcctgaaactggttccctaaccagtttaaatgatgtaaacttctgttcatagggggcggttattccttgcaccggaagtagaagtctaacgacaataaagcgctgagctatgcttagcgctttaaaaattcattcaatgttgataaaaagatgaaaatctttttcatttGCACATATCTTATCTCACTTTTCCTGTAcctatttttcataaataaactttatttatatcACTATATGCACAGGTTGGTTCTCTTtttgaatatgtattttgtataattttccatttgaatCATTAAAACATTATTCAGATTTCATATGAGTAAAGGCATAATCCAATTCTCACAGAGGaaagaaaagtaaaaaagtttggaatttttaaatagtttatttaaataaataaaacatgaaaaataattctACAAATTTAATTGCATACAATCAATATGCTATGATCTTGTAAATTCTGCCAAAAACCCCCACAAAAAACCCTTCTTGATATACATGAACTTACATCTAAAACAGCATGGCAGAGGTCATACTGAAGTTGCAGTATGACAGGTTGGCTCCACTCAGGTTAGCATTCTTCAGGACAGAATACTTAAAGTTGATATACCTCAAGTCCAGCTTGGATAAGTTAGCATTGGTAAAATTCATGCCCTGAATAAGGTGAGATAAAAAACCTTTTAGATTTTCTGAGGGTCTGATAGCAAATTATATAAGAAATTGTGGACTTCCAGCATTATTGTTTTCTGGAATGCCAATAACAGGCATTAATTTCATGTGCTGGTTTTAAGTACATGCACTGctgaatttttttctgcagggttctacattttgtaaatgtggctaaattttaatgcataatCTCGAATGCAAAAGGTTCACTGGCAAAACAATGTGATTGAGGGCGTCTGGAGATGAACACTGTACTGAGGGCGAACACTGAACTAGGGGTGTACACTGTACTGAGGGTGTACACTGAACTAGGGGTGTAAACTGTACTGAGGGTGAACACTATACTAGGGGTGTAAACTGTACTGAGGGCGAACACTGAACTAGGGGTGTAAACTGTACTGAGGGTGAACACTATACTAGGGGTGTAAAATGAACTGAGGGTGTACACTGTACTAGGGATGTACACTGTACTAGGTGTGTACAACGAACTGAGGGTGTACACTGTACTAGGGGTGTACACTGTACTAGGTGTGTACAACGAACTGAGGGTGTACACTGTACTAGGTGTGTACAACGAACTGAGGGTGAACACTGAACTAGGGGTGTAAACTGTACTGAGGGTgaacactatacatgtactagggGTGTACAATGTACTGAGGGTGTACACTGTACTAGGGGTGTACACTGTACTGAGGGTGAACATTGTACTAGAGGTGTACGTTTTACTAAGGGTGGACAATGTACTAGGACTGTACAATGTACCGAGGGTGTACACTGTACTAGGGATGTACAATGTACTGATAAAACATTTAACCTGGATTAGTGAATCGAGGAGGATCAACATTCAGTATCGCTGTCAGAAATAATCATCGTAGGTTTAAATGCTTGTCTAGCGAGTAACAGGATtcagagaaaaaacaaaaacaaatttaaagaaaaagtagGACGATCAAGTAATCGGACCTAGTCCATCAAACGTTCCATCATGGCGGTAAGACTATCGCTGTCGTCTGCGCCTGAGATGCAGACGATAGGAAATTCCATCGATCTTGtgaataaaaagaaatctgTGTCGCCGAAGACACTTTTTTTGCAGACATCGAAAGCGTTCATTGTCTTCTTCGTCTTCTTCGTCGTCGTCTTCATCTTCTTCTTCGTCATCATCCTCTTCCGCCGAATCAGAGGtgagtaaaattaatttaaagcCTTAACAATTGTACTTCATAATCATAATTTTTAGAAGCCAACAAAAGCGTTTTaaactctttttattttattgtttattctttgttacatgtaaatatgatgatttttaatactTTGCTTGACCAGAGCAAAGTTCTGATAATCGCGGATGTACATTGTCTGTAAAGGAGTTGTTTTAAAGTACAATAATCCAAACTACATAGCCATTTactaaaaaattctttttaggGTTTAAAATCTAAGtggaaaagtattttttttttttggttatagtTGTTTATGAACGAAAGTATTTTTGAATAGCATCTTTCTAAATCTAAGtggaaaagtttttgttttgttttttgttaaagtTGTTAATGAACATAAGTATTTTTGAAGTGCTGTAAAAATGACAGATCTATTACAGGAAGGCTCTAATCGTTGACTAAATGGCGTATTAAGTTTAAGAGTGTGTTATCAACTGTAACACAGTTTAAGATTAAACATTCATATATGTTTACGtacacatgtatgtgtaaacatgtaatatatgtttgaaatatttcaactgttcatcaattttttttttatttgataagtgAATCAAATTCTACTCCGACAGCTTCCATGAATTAGGCAAAGAAatatgagttgaactttgttgAAGTTTCTGTAATTACTAGtacttttgaatgaatataatcttatcattaaaaaaaatgttagaaagGCGTCGTGAATAATTAAAGGGGCTATAAGCTC
This is a stretch of genomic DNA from Crassostrea angulata isolate pt1a10 chromosome 4, ASM2561291v2, whole genome shotgun sequence. It encodes these proteins:
- the LOC128179286 gene encoding LOW QUALITY PROTEIN: BTB/POZ domain-containing protein KCTD9-like (The sequence of the model RefSeq protein was modified relative to this genomic sequence to represent the inferred CDS: inserted 1 base in 1 codon) is translated as MNFTNANLSKLDLRYINFKYSVLKNANLSGANLSYCNFSXDLCHAVLDSANLLGVKMLCANMERTSLRGCNFEDPAGSRANMEGALMKSVNLEGSHMAGVNLRVATLKNANLQNCDLRGAVLAGADLENCDMSGCDLQEANLRGANLKGAALKLMLNPLHMAQTVR